A genomic region of Gammaproteobacteria bacterium contains the following coding sequences:
- a CDS encoding endonuclease domain-containing protein gives MRVNKTFKERARSLRKNATDVERYLWYELKNRQFANFKFKRQYVIEPYIVDFVCLSKKLIIELDGSQHYDQLEYDIERTLFLQSKGYKFLRFWNDVILKEKEAVLEVILKALTPALFRE, from the coding sequence GTGCGAGTTAATAAAACATTTAAGGAAAGGGCAAGAAGTCTGAGAAAAAATGCGACTGATGTGGAACGCTATTTATGGTATGAATTAAAAAATCGGCAGTTTGCAAACTTTAAATTTAAAAGACAATATGTCATTGAACCTTATATCGTAGATTTCGTATGTTTAAGTAAGAAACTTATCATTGAGCTCGATGGTAGTCAGCATTATGATCAATTGGAGTACGATATTGAAAGAACTTTATTCTTGCAGAGCAAAGGTTACAAATTTTTAAGGTTTTGGAATGACGTTATCTTGAAAGAGAAAGAGGCCGTTCTTGAGGTTATTTTAAAGGCCCTCACCCCAGCCCTCTTCCGCGAATAA